From a single Eremothecium sinecaudum strain ATCC 58844 chromosome III, complete sequence genomic region:
- the KGD4 gene encoding alpha-ketoglutarate dehydrogenase subunit KGD4 (Syntenic homolog of Ashbya gossypii AFR260C; Syntenic homolog of Saccharomyces cerevisiae YFR049W (YMR31)) codes for MAKTPKNIAKYAQMIKFVGGRHPSLSHGAAGPHPCTVDGLMPGSKDCIAPGDFLSKLLPFKVVPYSKPVTKPGTSQKAFTNRPLKEGEVNSVFELPSKYRMKPMEEIEIECINNGGIY; via the coding sequence ATGGCTAAAACACCTAAAAATATAGCAAAATACGCACAAATGATCAAATTTGTTGGCGGTAGGCATCCTAGCTTGTCGCACGGAGCAGCTGGTCCACACCCTTGTACTGTGGATGGTTTGATGCCAGGTTCCAAGGATTGCATTGCTCCCGGAGATTTTTTGAGTAAATTACTTCCATTTAAAGTGGTGCCATATAGTAAACCGGTGACGAAGCCTGGTACAAGCCAAAAGGCATTCACAAACAGACCATTGAAAGAGGGCGAAGTTAACTCAGTTTTCGAGCTACCATCCAAATATCGTATGAAACCTATGGAGGAGATAGAAATTGAGTGTATCAACAACGGTGGCATTTACTAA
- a CDS encoding SEC61-beta family protein (Syntenic homolog of Ashbya gossypii ACR234C; Non-syntenic homolog of Saccharomyces cerevisiae YER019C-A (SBH2) and Syntenic homolog of Saccharomyces cerevisiae YER087C-A (SBH1)) produces MSSPAPPGGQRTLQKRRAAQSAKDKQAKQTPASTRQAGFGGSSSSILKLYTDEANGLRVDPLVVLFMAVGFIFSVIILHVIAKVPGKLF; encoded by the coding sequence ATGTCTTCCCCAGCTCCCCCAGGTGGTCAAAGAACCCTACAGAAAAGAAGAGCAGCTCAATCAGCTAAGGATAAGCAAGCGAAGCAAACTCCTGCATCTACAAGACAAGCAGGATTTGGAGGATCATCTAGTAGTATCCTAAAATTGTATACTGATGAAGCTAATGGTTTGAGGGTTGATCCACTAGTGGTGCTATTTATGGCTGTGGGGTTCATCTTTTCTGTGATTATATTGCACGTCATAGCCAAAGTACCTGGAAAGCTATTTTAG
- the PAR32 gene encoding Par32p (Syntenic homolog of Ashbya gossypii ADR291C; Syntenic homolog of Saccharomyces cerevisiae YDL173W (PAR32)): MSTNFTVSTGRGGAGNMLTTSESPTPKLVPSGSQTPVLLQAVYSTGRGGAGNMRQNIDPQLTRMAQDVDDDIDVRVDHLSENDNELNKIHSMATSHGRPKTPPQTLVIGRGGAGNILESKKSNERHKKRNESGSLFKKFKLKISRLFC; the protein is encoded by the coding sequence ATGAGCACTAACTTTACGGTCAGCACCGGGCGCGGTGGCGCAGGGAATATGCTAACGACCAGTGAATCACCCACACCAAAATTAGTACCTTCAGGATCACAGACGCCAGTGTTATTGCAAGCTGTTTATTCGACAGGACGAGGTGGTGCTGGAAATATGAGGCAAAATATTGACCCGCAATTAACTAGAATGGCTCAAGATGTTGACGACGATATTGACGTGCGGGTGGATCATCTGTCGGAAAATGATAATGAACTCAACAAAATCCATTCAATGGCTACTTCTCACGGTAGACCTAAAACTCCTCCACAGACATTAGTTATTGGTAGGGGTGGAGCCGGTAATATTCTTGAGTCAAAGAAATCTAATGAAAGGCATAAAAAAAGGAACGAGTCAGGAAGCCTATTTAAAAAGTTCAAACTAAAGATCAGTCGTCTGTTTTGTTGA
- the MMR1 gene encoding Mmr1p (Syntenic homolog of Ashbya gossypii ACR231C; Syntenic homolog of Saccharomyces cerevisiae YLR190W (MMR1)), with protein sequence MSMPNVKILGVPLSPTLSPVLAPLDDKNTIAQLPPLQLDEGGKGTGSMYRTSLSKLTEKSVTSANNNNESKREPRKKPVGSSRILRSTSPIRTAMSSQAPKMLKSEYMNSMTMWKDKMLSVQRTIRTDSCNVITAATALCSSNMPTSINSVIDHAKVRERQGPVNGDSNSRAPKPTVYSRKLRDFVPPRHAREMSTVSCLSGKTAYEAESSPATIGSPPFNSDAGFRFPSLSSTASSVSNSNYGIEENAFDFKGGSNRESIICGPLEDRLWMGCDDEIDPPLEAPTELTSTLDKNIDADMQSLRFELYIKRLELQIDQLKLQNDRLKHSIEYSAMQDRLLLEALQEARKVRLNQDMDMQKKLKRLEAKVEEYKNIIAKLTTSNGTKRVHHKVTQLDEKQILSITDEDSTPPATGDASDFDDIYNNTTLNSANITDENDTEDSAQSKARERYSKRHSRGWDLNLSINLE encoded by the coding sequence ATGTCTATGCCTAATGTCAAGATTCTCGGGGTGCCTTTATCGCCAACGCTGTCTCCAGTGTTAGCTCCCCTGGATGATAAAAACACTATTGCACAGCTACCTCCTTTGCAGCTAGACGAAGGTGGTAAGGGCACAGGTTCTATGTATCGGACGTCACTATCTAAGTTGACTGAGAAGTCCGTTACTAGTGCCAATAACAACAACGAAAGTAAGCGAGAGCCTCGGAAGAAACCCGTGGGCTCTTCAAGAATACTACGATCAACATCACCGATAAGGACAGCAATGAGCAGTCAAGCGCCGAAGATGCTTAAGTCGGAATATATGAATTCGATGACCATGTGGAAAGATAAAATGTTGAGTGTACAACGCACAATTCGAACAGATTCATGTAATGTGATAACTGCTGCCACAGCACTATGCTCGTCGAATATGCCGACTTCAATAAATAGCGTGATTGATCATGCTAAGGTTAGGGAACGACAGGGTCCCGTTAACGGCGATAGCAATAGTCGAGCGCCGAAGCCCACAGTGTACTCTCGAAAACTTCGAGACTTTGTACCCCCCCGGCACGCTCGCGAAATGTCTACGGTAAGTTGCTTAAGCGGAAAGACAGCCTATGAAGCTGAGTCTTCTCCCGCAACTATAGGTTCGCCACCATTTAACAGTGACGCAGGATTCCGCTTCCCATCTCTTTCGTCCACAGCTTCTTCGGTTTCTAATTCCAACTATGGAATCGAAGAGAATGCATTCGACTTTAAGGGCGGTAGCAATAGAGAAAGCATTATTTGCGGGCCATTGGAAGACAGGCTCTGGATGGGCTGTGACGACGAAATAGATCCCCCACTAGAGGCACCAACGGAATTGACTTCCACCCTGGATAAAAATATTGACGCAGATATGCAGTCATTGCGGTTCGAATTATACATCAAAAGGCTGGAGTTGCAGATTGACCAGCTAAAACTACAAAACGATAGATTAAAACATTCCATAGAGTATTCTGCCATGCAGGATAGACTACTATTGGAAGCCCTTCAGGAAGCTAGAAAGGTAAGGTTAAATCAGGATATGGACATGCAGAAGAAGTTAAAACGGCTAGAAGCCAAGGTAGAAGAGTACAAGAATATCATCGCAAAATTAACAACGTCTAATGGCACCAAAAGAGTGCATCATAAAGTTACACAATTGGATGAAAAACAGATTCTGTCAATTACTGACGAAGACTCTACTCCTCCAGCTACAGGAGATGCTAGTGATTTTGACGACATATACAACAACACTACATTAAACAGCGCGAACATTACCGACGAAAACGATACAGAAGACAGCGCTCAGTCTAAGGCTAGAGAGAGGTACTCCAAGAGGCACAGCCGTGGCTGGGACCTCAATTTATCCATTAATTTGGAATAA
- the PRE4 gene encoding proteasome core particle subunit beta 7 (Syntenic homolog of Ashbya gossypii AFR258W; Syntenic homolog of Saccharomyces cerevisiae YFR050C (PRE4)): protein MNHDPFAWGRPSDAHYGKYNHEIANAGSYPSMHTQQPIVTGTSVISMKYKNGVVIAADVLGSYGSLLRFTNEKRLFVVGKSCVVGVSGDMSDMQYIERLLQDMEIENSYDNSYDEDAEALKPSYVFEYLASLMYQRRSKMNPLWNAIIVTGVENDKPFMRYVDLRGVRYSSPSLATGFGAHLAIPLLRKIADAEKDVENIDMETARDTIIECMKVLYYRDARSSRNFKLAIIDKDSGIDLKSLKVENMSWSFAKDIRGYGTQKV from the coding sequence ATGAATCACGATCCATTCGCATGGGGTAGACCCTCAGATGCTCATTATGGTAAATATAATCATGAAATTGCAAACGCCGGCTCATATCCAAGCATGCACACTCAACAACCTATCGTTACAGGTACCTCGGTTATCTCAATGAAGTATAAAAATGGTGTTGTAATTGCGGCAGATGTTCTAGGTTCTTATGGTTCTTTGCTACGTTTCACTAATGAAAAAAGATTGTTTGTTGTTGGTAAGAGTTGTGTGGTTGGTGTATCGGGTGATATGTCAGATATGCAATATATAGAACGTTTATTGCAAGATATGGAGATTGAGAACAGCTATGACAATTCATATGATGAAGACGCAGAAGCACTAAAGCCTAGTTACGTGTTTGAATATTTGGCATCCTTGATGTATCAAAGAAGGTCGAAAATGAACCCTCTATGGAACGCCATTATCGTTACTGGTGTTGAAAACGACAAACCATTCATGAGGTACGTTGACTTAAGGGGTGTTAGGTACTCGTCTCCAAGTTTAGCCACAGGTTTTGGCGCTCATTTAGCAATTCCGTTATTGAGGAAGATAGCTGACGCTGAAAAGGATGTGGAAAACATTGATATGGAGACAGCTAGGGACACTATAATCGAGTGCATGAAAGTATTATACTATAGGGATGCTCGTAGTTCTCGAAACTTCAAATTAGCGATCATTGACAAAGACTCTGGTATAGATCTAAAATCTCTAAAGGTAGAAAACATGTCCTGGAGTTTCGCTAAGGATATCAGGGGTTACGGAACGCAGAAAGTTTAA
- the PEX13 gene encoding peroxin PEX13 (Syntenic homolog of Ashbya gossypii ACR230C; Syntenic homolog of Saccharomyces cerevisiae YLR191W (PEX13)) → MSVSQVRPKPWETANAGSLSDIGATMDNFSIPAPQSDNSGNVSVGGDAPSLPAKPSNIKGDLDYREPTQPYHMNAAPYGGSMFQSGGMYGGSMYGGGYGSLYNGAYGSMYGGGAGGMYGGGYGLGGYGNNANGSSITESTQTTFHLIENMIAAVTSFAQMLEATYVATHNSFVTMVSVAEQFHNVREMLGSLFGIFAIIKFLKKILYKITGGKMGIPSNSQITQNGRNTGNKMLDEFNEFRVGRDSFAVTEKRAKPISWKPLIVFMAAVFGFPWLLNKFIFKLQEMQRAGRIGGRNNQELEQLDFSKLQFARALYDFVPENPNVECALKKGDLMAIISKLDTAGNDSQWWKVRTKKGDLGYVPSNYLELIMRTKETATN, encoded by the coding sequence ATGTCAGTTAGTCAAGTAAGACCAAAACCTTGGGAAACTGCTAACGCTGGGTCACTAAGTGATATCGGTGCTACTATGGATAACTTTTCTATTCCAGCTCCTCAGTCAGACAACTCAGGCAATGTTTCGGTCGGTGGAGATGCTCCTAGTCTTCCAGCAAAGCCAAGTAATATCAAAGGTGACTTAGATTACAGAGAGCCTACCCAACCATACCATATGAATGCTGCTCCTTATGGAGGGAGTATGTTTCAGTCTGGAGGTATGTATGGTGGTTCTATGTATGGAGGTGGATATGGTTCTTTGTATAACGGAGCGTATGGCTCAATGTATGGAGGTGGAGCTGGAGGAATGTACGGCGGTGGATACGGCCTAGGTGGGTATGGAAACAATGCGAATGGTAGTAGTATTACAGAATCCACTCAGACAACCTTTCACCTGATTGAGAATATGATTGCTGCTGTTACCAGTTTTGCTCAGATGCTAGAGGCGACTTATGTTGCAACGCACAATTCATTTGTAACTATGGTATCAGTAGCGGAACAGTTCCACAATGTGAGGGAGATGCTGGGATCACTCTTTGGGATCTTTGCAATTATTAAATTCCTCAAGAAGATACTCTATAAAATTACGGGTGGTAAGATGGGTATACCCTCCAACTCACAGATAACCCAGAACGGCCGGAACACTGGGAATAAGATGCTTGATGAGTTTAATGAATTTAGAGTGGGTAGGGACTCTTTTGCTGTTACTGAAAAGCGCGCGAAGCCAATATCTTGGAAACCACTGATTGTGTTCATGGCCGCAGTGTTTGGATTTCCGTGGTTATTGAATAAGTTTATCTTCAAGCTGCAAGAAATGCAGCGAGCAGGAAGAATTGGAGGCAGGAACAACCAAGAGTTGGAGCAGCTGGATTTTAGCAAGCTACAGTTTGCCAGGGCACTGTACGACTTTGTGCCCGAAAATCCGAATGTTGAATGTGCTCTAAAGAAGGGTGATTTGATGGCTATTATAAGCAAATTGGACACTGCCGGTAACGACTCACAATGGTGGAAAGTCAGGACGAAGAAAGGGGATCTAGGATACGTTCCAAGTAACTACCTAGAACTCATAATGAGAACGAAAGAGACTGCAACGAATTGA
- the PDE1 gene encoding 3',5'-cyclic-nucleotide phosphodiesterase PDE1 (Syntenic homolog of Ashbya gossypii AFR259W; Syntenic homolog of Saccharomyces cerevisiae YGL248W (PDE1)): MVGFEVTILGSMGGPLDGGTQSLMLKSKGSTNSGYICIDAGSGLRQLIRLTLKSKVWDCNMVESYYRNDFEPAAKFHSAGSSITYGLGTLSNRMRKLMNAKYNDELDAANKLPKTNGNIISAIDRGYELYHEIGEIFITHAHLDHIAALIINSPIVQHGEKIVLGSNSTIDALQKHIFNDQIWPNTVNGKGANLRLQPIETDKVYISRSIPTWKIIAFQSSHGRTIIGQKPFHSMSYLLQDTTDGDSLLVFGDVESDLTSGTNSLVSLWTYLAENVPLSRLRGIIVECSSIDLKDESLLYGHMSPRHIIAELKTLKQSYNKSLDGLSIILTHIKMEPMDEDPRLLILSELREKSLKATLGNIRFSVAIQGYTHFL, encoded by the coding sequence ATGGTTGGATTTGAAGTAACAATTTTAGGCAGTATGGGCGGTCCATTGGACGGCGGCACGCAATCTCTAATGTTGAAGTCAAAGGGATCAACTAACAGCGGTTATATATGTATTGATGCTGGATCGGGACTGCGACAATTGATCAGATTAACGTTGAAGAGTAAGGTTTGGGATTGCAATATGGTAGAGAGTTACTATAGGAATGATTTTGAACCAGCAGCGAAATTCCATTCGGCGGGTAGCTCCATTACGTATGGTCTTGGCACATTAAGTAACAGAATGAGGAAATTAATGAATGCAAAGTATAACGATGAATTAGACGCTGCAAATAAGCTTCCAAAAACAAATGGCAATATAATCTCTGCTATAGACAGAGGTTACGAATTATACCATGAAATAGGTGAAATATTTATAACACACGCTCATCTGGATCATATTGCAGCGCTAATAATAAATTCGCCAATTGTTCAGCATGGCGAAAAGATTGTCCTGGGATCTAATAGTACAATAGATGCCCTCCAAAAACATATTTTTAATGATCAGATTTGGCCTAATACTGTTAATGGCAAAGGTGCGAATTTAAGGTTGCAACCAATTGAAACAGACAAGGTATACATTTCGAGATCCATTCCTACTTGGAAAATAATTGCATTTCAATCATCTCATGGACGTACTATTATAGGTCAGAAACCTTTTCACAGCATGTCGTATCTTTTGCAAGACACAACAGACGGCGATTCTTTACTTGTGTTTGGAGATGTGGAGTCAGATTTGACATCCGGCACCAATTCCCTGGTATCGTTATGGACTTATCTTGCGGAAAACGTACCACTCTCGAGGCTCCGAGGAATTATCGTTGAATGTTCATCAATAGATTTAAAAGATGAGTCGCTACTGTACGGGCATATGTCACCACGACACATTATTGCAGAACTAAAAACTCTAAAACAGTCATACAATAAATCATTGGATGGTCTTAGTATTATCCTAACCCACATAAAAATGGAGCCTATGGACGAGGACCCCAGGCTGCTGATATTAAGCGAGCTAAGGGAAAAGTCGTTGAAAGCAACTTTAGGAAATATACGCTTCTCCGTCGCTATACAAGGCTACACACATTTTCTATAA
- the HCR1 gene encoding translation initiation factor eIF3 core subunit j (Syntenic homolog of Ashbya gossypii ACR229W; Syntenic homolog of Saccharomyces cerevisiae YLR192C (HCR1)), which produces MSWEDEDFELPSAKEKPLVASWDDEFANDDDEEALLESWDAEETKPKPKPKPAPKSANKDKKPKDKVLMEIDTVDEKTRKELLKQAELNSDLNNAAELFGGLGVAEEHPRARALRLEQEMSAMNRPAAFTKQTPIESHPLFTEAETKSDFQELRKALSTAVASMAEKSQLNYASSLAIDLIRDVAKPLSIESIRQSVATLNLLMKEKEKQERQARLAKVKGGTATGGAGKKKAKASRPNLGGAFKKDSEFALDEDLNDFGDDDFM; this is translated from the coding sequence ATGTCTTGGGAAGACGAAGATTTTGAATTACCTTCTGCTAAGGAGAAACCGTTAGTGGCATCATGGGACGATGAATTTGCAAATGACGACGATGAAGAGGCTTTATTAGAGTCATGGGATGCAGAGGAAACCAAGCCTAAGCCTAAGCCTAAACCAGCTCCTAAGAGCGCCAACAAAGACAAGAAGCCAAAGGATAAGGTTCTAATGGAAATTGATACTGTGGATGAAAAAACCCGTAAGGAACTTTTGAAGCAGGCAGAGTTAAATTCTGATTTGAACAACGCAGCTGAGTTGTTTGGTGGTTTGGGAGTAGCAGAAGAGCATCCTCGGGCACGTGCGTTGCGTTTGGAACAAGAAATGAGCGCCATGAATAGACCTGCAGCTTTCACAAAGCAAACGCCTATAGAGTCTCATCCACTCTTCACTGAGGCAGAGACAAAATCCGACTTCCAAGAGTTAAGAAAGGCATTGTCGACAGCTGTTGCATCAATGGCTGAGAAATCTCAGTTGAACTACGCTTCTTCTTTGGCTATTGACTTAATCAGAGACGTAGCTAAACCTCTTTCAATCGAATCTATTAGACAGTCTGTTGCTACATTGAACTTGTTAATGAAGGAAAAGGAGAAGCAAGAGAGACAAGCTCGTTTGGCTAAGGTTAAAGGTGGTACTGCTACTGGTGGGGCAGGCAAGAAAAAGGCTAAAGCTTCGAGACCTAACTTGGGTGGAGCTTTTAAGAAGGACTCAGAATTTGCCTTGGATGAGGACTTAAATGATTTTGGCGATGACGATTTTATGTAA
- the AIM10 gene encoding putative proline--tRNA ligase AIM10 (Syntenic homolog of Ashbya gossypii ACR233W; Syntenic homolog of Saccharomyces cerevisiae YER087W (AIM10)), with translation MSVLRRELGTFSKRLPPNAIKSDTAHDLLQGLGYISQTQSGLMHWLPMGVRVMRNVQDIIRKRMVESGAFEMELSALSEKSVWLQTNRWGNKELFKLEDRKGKQYCLTPTCEEDFTTLIKQYVSSYKDFPLTVFQMTRKYRDELRPRGGLLRAREFVMKDAYSFHVSEEDAIASFHKMNGVYELIFKDLRLPFVSADADSGDIGGDLSKEFHYIHRSGEDVLYSCTNCEQVSNVEKCSSMPLNNGQATGEVSVTYALNQDHDTLLCFYYPADRAFNWRIASEVMDNDIDMSLKNAGNEKVLEAFSSHNEDPMFSRVVRVMDVRLNSRSNFPDFPLNQYLKNNFSQLNGHSIVDAEQGELCENCGKGTLKAANSIEVGHTFYLGKKYSEPLSATAILPSNEAKPLEMGCYGIGVTRLVAAIAEISRDEKGLCWPSCIAPYKVSLNYVEDSAEVQAVKNLLKYEAFIDNSPSANLGHRLTLSQQLGIPLSLIIGKKHWPLVEIEVRGKRFSDTWLEKHTKYSSAYNWQYEIVQTKKGPLEKHLCFQEHLNEVIDILLSDM, from the coding sequence ATGAGTGTTCTCCGGAGGGAATTAGGTACCTTTTCAAAGAGATTGCCACCGAATGCTATTAAAAGTGACACTGCACATGACTTGCTGCAGGGATTAGGTTACATAAGTCAAACTCAGTCAGGTTTGATGCATTGGTTGCCAATGGGCGTCCGTGTAATGCGAAATGTTCAGGATATAATCAGAAAGAGGATGGTAGAGAGTGGAGCATTTGAGATGGAATTGAGCGCTTTATCTGAGAAGAGCGTATGGTTGCAAACCAACCGATGGGGTAATAAGGAACTTTTCAAGCTAGAGGATAGAAAAGGTAAGCAATACTGTCTTACACCTACCTGTGAGGAGGATTTCACGACATTAATAAAACAGTATGTCAGTTCATATAAGGATTTTCCACTTACTGTTTTTCAAATGACAAGGAAATACCGTGATGAACTACGGCCGCGGGGAGGGCTTCTCAGAGCGCGGGAATTTGTAATGAAAGATGCTTATTCTTTTCATGTGAGTGAGGAAGATGCGATTGCTTCTTTTCATAAGATGAATGGTGTTTATGAATTAATTTTTAAAGATTTGCGTTTGCCTTTTGTAAGTGCGGATGCTGATTCTGGTGACATTGGCGGCGACCTGTCTAAAGAGTTCCACTATATTCATAGGAGTGGAGAGGATGTTCTATACTCGTGCACCAATTGTGAGCAGGTTTCAAACGTCGAGAAATGTAGCAGCATGCCCTTGAACAACGGACAAGCTACTGGGGAAGTAAGTGTCACATATGCACTAAATCAGGATCACGATACGCTGCTGTGCTTTTATTATCCAGCAGATAGAGCATTTAACTGGAGAATAGCCTCCGAAGTTATGGACAATGATATTGATATGAGCTTAAAAAACGCAGGAAACGAAAAGGTTTTGGAGGCATTTTCGTCTCACAATGAAGACCCTATGTTTTCTCGTGTGGTCCGAGTGATGGACGTCAGATTGAATTCTAGATCGAATTTCCCAGACTTCCCGCTAAATCAATACTTGAAGAACAATTTCTCTCAACTCAATGGCCATAGCATTGTAGATGCTGAGCAGGGAGAACTCTGTGAAAACTGTGGGAAGGGAACCCTGAAGGCCGCAAATAGTATTGAGGTTGGTCACACGTTCTACTTAGGTAAAAAGTATAGCGAACCGCTTTCAGCAACCGCTATCCTTCCAAGCAACGAAGCAAAACCTTTGGAAATGGGTTGCTACGGTATTGGCGTGACTAGGCTCGTAGCGGCAATTGCAGAGATCTCCAGAGATGAGAAAGGTCTTTGTTGGCCAAGTTGTATCGCGCCTTATAAGGTCTCTCTTAATTATGTCGAAGACAGTGCTGAAGTCCAAGCTGTTAAGAACCTCTTAAAATACGAAGCATTTATCGACAATTCGCCCTCTGCAAATCTTGGACATCGTCTAACTCTCTCGCAACAGCTGGGAATACCCCTAAGTCTCATAATAGGCAAGAAACACTGGCCGCTCGTGGAAATTGAGGTCCGAGGCAAACGCTTCAGTGACACATGGCTCGAGAAACACACAAAATACAGTTCAGCATATAATTGGCAGTACGAAATTGTACAAACCAAAAAAGGACCTCTTGAAAAGCACTTATGCTTCCAAGAGCACCTCAACGAAGTTATAGACATTCTCTTAAGCGACATGTAG
- the ILV1 gene encoding threonine ammonia-lyase ILV1 (Syntenic homolog of Ashbya gossypii ACR232C; Syntenic homolog of Saccharomyces cerevisiae YER086W (ILV1)) produces the protein MNTLTVRRLANFRKYSVKLPGTLSKLYSGLKPDELLSDGTPDYVRLILRSSVYDVIDESPLTRANLLSSRLNIDIQMKREDMLPVFSFKLRGAYNMISKLSEEQKKAGVIACSAGNHAQGVAYSSNFLSIPATIVMPVSTPAIKYQNVARLGAEVVLYGGNFDDAKAECDRITKERGLTNIPPFDHPYVIAGQGTVATEILRQVHNTKLAAIFCPVGGGGLIAGIGSYVKRIAPHVKVIGVETKDASTLHDSLKYNKRITLDSTGTFADGTSVRVLGEETYRVAKEVVDDVILVDTDELCAAIEDIFMDARVIVEPSGALSVAGMKKYFADPEKQREASGKTFIPILSGANMNFDRLRFVSERAVLGQGKEVFMMFTIPDTPGSFRKLHSVIHPRHVTEFSYRYNQNTQSSDAHIYASFTVSDREPEIADVIERLENLGFGAVDISDNELAKSHCRYLVGGSTNDANERLIAFEFPERKDALSNFLAGIDCSWNVTLFHYRNHGADVGKVLVGISVPPEDNANFEAFLIKLGYQYQEHTDNIAYQRFLRH, from the coding sequence ATGAATACGTTGACGGTTCGGCGGTTAGCTAATTTTCGGAAATACAGCGTTAAATTACCAGGTACCCTCTCAAAATTATATAGCGGTTTAAAACCAGATGAACTGCTGTCTGATGGGACTCCTGATTATGTGCGTTTGATCCTGCGCTCTTCTGTTTATGATGTTATAGATGAATCTCCACTTACTCGTGCGAATTTACTTTCATCGCGCTTGAATATTGATATACAGATGAAAAGAGAAGATATGTTACCAGTGTTTTCTTTTAAGCTACGTGGGGCATATAATATGATTTCTAAGTTAAGTGAAGAGCAGAAGAAAGCGGGTGTTATCGCTTGTTCCGCTGGAAATCACGCTCAGGGCGTTGCCTACTCTTCAAACTTTTTATCAATTCCTGCTACTATTGTGATGCCTGTGTCCACTCCTGCAATTAAGTATCAAAATGTAGCAAGACTTGGTGCAGAGGTGGTGCTGTATGGCGGAAACTTTGATGACGCAAAAGCTGAATGTGATCGCATAACAAAAGAGCGAGGTTTGACTAATATCCCGCCTTTCGATCATCCGTATGTCATTGCTGGACAAGGTACAGTTGCAACCGAGATCCTTAGACAGGTACATAACACGAAATTGGCAGCCATTTTTTGCCCtgtgggtggtggtggGTTAATTGCCGGCATAGGCTCTTACGTGAAAAGAATTGCACCTCATGTTAAGGTCATAGGAGTTGAGACTAAGGATGCTTCAACGCTCCATGACTCCCTAAAGTACAATAAACGTATTACGCTTGATTCTACTGGGACATTTGCTGACGGTACTTCCGTTCGTGTCCTTGGTGAGGAAACCTATCGTGTTGCAAAAGAGGTTGTAGATGATGTCATACTGGTCGACACTGATGAGCTTTGTGCTGCAATTGAGGACATATTCATGGATGCTAGGGTTATAGTAGAACCTTCAGGAGCTCTATCTGTAGCAGGAATGAAGAAGTACTTTGCGGATCCAGAGAAACAAAGAGAAGCGTCTGGTAAAACCTTCATACCAATTTTATCGGGTGCAAACATGAACTTCGACCGCCTGCGTTTTGTGAGTGAAAGAGCTGTTCTTGGTCAGGGCAAGGAAGTGTTTATGATGTTTACAATTCCTGATACGCCGGGATCATTCAGGAAACTACATAGTGTGATCCACCCAAGACATGTTACTGAATTCTCATACCGCTACAATCAGAACACTCAGAGCTCTGATGCTCATATATATGCTTCATTTACTGTCTCCGACAGGGAACCAGAAATCGCAGACGTCATAGAGCGGTTAGAAAATCTGGGCTTCGGTGCTGTTGACATTTCCGATAATGAACTCGCTAAGTCTCACTGTAGGTACCTCGTCGGCGGCTCTACTAACGACGCGAATGAACGCCTCATAGCCTTTGAGTTCCCTGAACGCAAGGATGCTCTCAGCAACTTCCTAGCAGGAATTGACTGTTCTTGGAATGTAACTCTCTTTCATTACAGAAATCACGGTGCAGACGTTGGCAAAGTCCTTGTCGGGATTTCCGTCCCACCGGAAGACAACGCAAACTTTGAGGCTTTCCTAATTAAACTGGGCTACCAGTACCAAGAGCATACTGATAATATTGCCTATCAGCGTTTCCTGAGACATTGA